AAGACGACGCTGCTGCGCATCCTCGCCGGCGACCTGGCACCGCTGGACGGGTCGGTCACCACCGCGCCCGGCGACGCGTTCGTGGGCTGGCTCCCACAGGAGCACGAGCGGATCGCCGGCGAGACGGTCGGGCAGTACGTCGCCCGGCGTACCGGCGCCACGGCCGCGACCGAGGCCATGGAGCGGACCGCCGCCGCGCTCGGCAGCGGCGACGACGCGGACGAGGCGTACGCCCGGGCCCTCGACCACTGGCTGGCCAGCGGCGCGCCGGACCTCGACGACCGGCTGCCTCCGGTGCTGGCCGAGCTCGGCCTCGACGTCGGCGCGGAGGCGCTGATGACCTCGCTCTCGGGCGGCCAGGCGGCCCGGGCCGCGCTGGCCGCGCTCCTGCTGAGCCGCTTCGACGTCGCGCTGCTCGACGAGCCCACCAACGACCTCGACCTCGCCGGGCTCGAACGGCTGGAGGCGTTCGTGCGCGGCCTGCGGGCCGGCGTCGTGCTGGTCTCCCACGACCGCGAGTTCCTCTCCCGCGTGGTGACCAAGGTGGTCGAGCTCGACCTGGCCCAGCACCAGGTCGCGGTCCACGACGGCGGCTACGACGCCTACCTCGAGGAGCGCGCGACCGCCCGCCGGCACGCGCGCGAGGCCTACGAGGAGTACGCCGAGAAGAAGGCCGACCTGGTGGGCCGGGCCCGGACCCAGCGCGAGTGGAGCTCGCAGGGCGTGCGCAACGCGATGCGCAAGTCCCCCGACAACGACAAGATCCGGCGCCGGGCCCAGTCGGAGTCCTCGGAGAAGCAGGCGCAGAAGGTGCGTCAGATGGAGTCGCGGATCGCCCGGATGGAGGAGGTGGAGGAGCCGCGCAAGGAGTGGGCGCTGCGCTTCTCGATCGCCGCGGCTCCGCGGTCCAGCTCGGTGGTCGCCACCCTGGACCAGGTCACCGCGGAGCTCGGCGACTTCACCCTCGGTCCGGTCTCGCTCCAGGTCGTCGCCGGCGAGCGCATCGGCGTGACCGGTGCGAACGGCGCCGGCAAGACCACGTTGCTGCGGCTGCTCCTCGGGCGGCTGGCCCCGACGACCGGGCGAGCCTCCCTGGGTGCCTCCGTCGCGGTCGGCGAGATCGACCAGGCGCGCACCGGGCTGGCCGAGGCCCGGCCCCTGGGCGAGGCGTTCGAGGCGGCGGTGCCGTCGATGGCCCCCGCCGACGTGCGCACCCTGCTGGCCAAGTTCGGGCTCAAGACCGACCAGGTCACCAGCCTGGTCGGCCACCTGTCACCGGGCGAGCGGACCCGGGCGGCCATGGCGCTGCTGCAGGCCCGTGGCGTGAACCTGCTCGTCCTCGACGAGCCCACCAACCACCTCGACCTGCCGGCGATCGAGCAGCTCGAGGAGGCGCTGGAGTCCTACGACGGCGCGCTGCTCCTGGTCTCGCACGACCGCCGCCTGCTCGACCACGTCCGCCTCGACCAGCGCTGGCGGGTCGAGGCCGGACGGGTCGACACTCAGTAGCTCTTGGGCAGACCCAGGGAGTGCATGGCCACGAAGTTGAGGATCATCTCCCGGCTGACCGGGGCGATCCGGCCGGCGCGGGTGGCCACCAGGAGGCCGGCCATGCCGTACTCCTGGGTGATCCCGTTGCCGCCGTGGGTCTGCACCGCGGTGTCGGCGGCGTGGCACGCGGCCTCCGCGGCGGCGTACTTGGCCATGTTGGCCGCCTCGCCCGACGCCAGGTCGTCGCCCGCGTCGTAGAGGGCGGCGGCCTTCTGGGTCATCAGCCGGGCCAGCTCGGTCTCGATGTGGCACTGGGCGAGCGGGTGCGCGATGGCCTGGTGCGAGCCGATCGGGCCCTGGAAGACCGTGCGCTCCTTGGCGTACGCCGAGGCCTTCTCGATGGCGAAACGGGCCAGGCCGGTGGAGAACGACGCGGCCATGATCCGCTCGGGGTTGAGGCCGGCGAACAGCTGCACGAGGCCGCCGTCCTCGTCGCCGACGATCGCGTCGGCCGGGAGCCGCACGTCGTCGATGAAGACCTGGAACTGCAGCTCGGGGCTGACGATCTCCATGGGGATCGACTGGTACTCGAAACCGGCCGCGTCGGTCGGCACCACGAAGAGCACCGGCTTGACCTTGCCCGTCCTGGCGTCCTCGGCGCGGGCGACCACCAGCACGTTCTCGGCCTCGTCCACGCCGGAGATCCAGACCTTGCGGCCGTTGAGGACCCACTCGTCGCCGTCCCTGCGGGCGGTCGTGGTGATGTTGTGGGTGTTGGTCCCCGCGTCGGGCTCGGTGATGGCGAAGGCCATGGTCCCGGTGCCGTCGCAGATGCCCGGCAGCCAGCGCCGCTTCTGCTCGTCGGTGCCGTAGCGGTTGATGATCGTCCCGCAGATCGCCGGGCTCACGACCATGAGCAGCAGCGGGCAGCCCTGCGCGGCCAGCTCCTCGCAGACCGCGGCGATGTCGCCGATGCCGCCCCCGCCCCCGCCGTACTCCTCGGGGATGTTGATGCCCAGGTAGCCGAACTTGCCGATCTCCAGCCACAGCTCGGTGGTCTTCTCGCCCGAGCGCGCCTTGTCGGTGAACCACTCGCGGCCGAACTTCGCCGCCAGCTTCGCCACCTCCCGCCGCAGCGTCTGGCGCTCCTCGGTCTCGCTGAACTCGCTCACTGTTCCTCCACCACTGCCAGGACCTCTCCGGCGGCGACCTGCGCACCGGGTCGTACGTCGAGCTGGGTCACCGTGCCCGCGCCGGGCGCGCGCACGGTGTGCTGCATCTTCATGGCCTCGAGGACCAGGACGGGCTGGCCGGCCTCGACCTCCTCGCCCTGCTGCACGTGGACGGCCACGACCGTCCCGGGCATCGGCGCCAGCAGGCTGCCGGTCGCCACCGCGTCGGCCGGGTCGACGAACCGCGGCTTGCGCGTCAGCGTCACGTGGCCGCCGGGCCAGTCGACGTCGACGCTCAGCCCGCTCGGCCCGCTCACCGTCACGGCGTACGTCGTGCGCACGCCGTCGTGCTCGAGGGTCACGCTGGTCGGGCTGGCCGCGACCGCCCCGCCCGGCCACCACGTCACGTCGCCGGACTCGAACGACGTGAGCTGCGGCTGGCTCGGCACGTTGCGCCAGGCCACCGGGATGCCGCGCTGGACGGTCCGCTCGGCCCTGGCCCGCTCGGCCAGCGCGTGCGCCGCGGCCTCCATGGCCCGGCTCGGGTCGGTCTCGGGCAGCTCGATCTCGGCCAGCAGCGCGGTGCTGACCTCGCCGGCCAGGAACCGCTGGTCGCGCAGCACGGCGACCAGCTGGTCGCGGTTGGTGCGCACGCCGTGGATCCGGGCGCGCTCGAGGACCCCCGCCAGCTTGCGTGCGGCCAGCTCACGCGTCGGCGCGTGCGCCACGACCTTGGCCAGCATCGCGTCGTAGTGCGTCGAGACCGTGCTCCCCGACTCGTAGCCCGCGTCGACCCGCACGCCGTCGGGCACCTCGAATAGCGTCAGCAAGCCGCTCTGCGGCGCGTAGTCCGCCGCCGGGTCCTCGGCGTACAGGCGGACCTCGATGGCGTGTCCGCCAACCGCGCAATCGTTAACCGGTTGTCGTACCTCTGAGCGTGAATCTGTGCCAACCACCCAACCGTTGACCGGTGGGCGTTCCCCAGGGGACCCACCAGCCTCAGCAGCCTCGAGCTGCAGGGCGACCAGGTCGATGCCGTGGACGGCCTCGGTGACGGGGTGCTCGACCTGGAGGCGGGTGTTCATCTCCAGGAAGAAGAAGCGCTCGGTGTCGGGGTCGTAGAGGAACTCCACGGTCCCGGCGCCGCGGTAGTCGATGGCCTCGGCGGCCTTGCGGGCGGCCTCGTGCAGCGCGGCGCGGACGTCGTCGGACAGGCCGGGGGCCGGGGCCTCCTCGACCACCTTCTGGTGGCGGCGCTGGAGCGAGCAGTCGCGGTCGCCGTAGACGGTGGTGCCGACGACCTGGACCTCGACGTGACGGCCGCGCTCGACGTACGGCTCGACGAAGACCGTGCCGTCGCCGAACGCCGAGAGGGCCTCGGCCTCGGCGGCGGCGATCTCGGCGTCGAGCACGTCCAGCGAGCGGACCACGCGCATGCC
This genomic window from Nocardioides anomalus contains:
- a CDS encoding ABC-F family ATP-binding cassette domain-containing protein, with translation MSATLVAKGLAGGHGHRVLFEALDLTVAPGDVVGVVGANGAGKTTLLRILAGDLAPLDGSVTTAPGDAFVGWLPQEHERIAGETVGQYVARRTGATAATEAMERTAAALGSGDDADEAYARALDHWLASGAPDLDDRLPPVLAELGLDVGAEALMTSLSGGQAARAALAALLLSRFDVALLDEPTNDLDLAGLERLEAFVRGLRAGVVLVSHDREFLSRVVTKVVELDLAQHQVAVHDGGYDAYLEERATARRHAREAYEEYAEKKADLVGRARTQREWSSQGVRNAMRKSPDNDKIRRRAQSESSEKQAQKVRQMESRIARMEEVEEPRKEWALRFSIAAAPRSSSVVATLDQVTAELGDFTLGPVSLQVVAGERIGVTGANGAGKTTLLRLLLGRLAPTTGRASLGASVAVGEIDQARTGLAEARPLGEAFEAAVPSMAPADVRTLLAKFGLKTDQVTSLVGHLSPGERTRAAMALLQARGVNLLVLDEPTNHLDLPAIEQLEEALESYDGALLLVSHDRRLLDHVRLDQRWRVEAGRVDTQ
- a CDS encoding acyl-CoA dehydrogenase family protein; the protein is MSEFSETEERQTLRREVAKLAAKFGREWFTDKARSGEKTTELWLEIGKFGYLGINIPEEYGGGGGGIGDIAAVCEELAAQGCPLLLMVVSPAICGTIINRYGTDEQKRRWLPGICDGTGTMAFAITEPDAGTNTHNITTTARRDGDEWVLNGRKVWISGVDEAENVLVVARAEDARTGKVKPVLFVVPTDAAGFEYQSIPMEIVSPELQFQVFIDDVRLPADAIVGDEDGGLVQLFAGLNPERIMAASFSTGLARFAIEKASAYAKERTVFQGPIGSHQAIAHPLAQCHIETELARLMTQKAAALYDAGDDLASGEAANMAKYAAAEAACHAADTAVQTHGGNGITQEYGMAGLLVATRAGRIAPVSREMILNFVAMHSLGLPKSY
- a CDS encoding ATP-binding protein; protein product: MIDRLLVANRAEIASRVFRTCRSLGIATVAVHSDADAGLPYVREADLAVRLPGNTPAETYLDADAVLAAARAAGADAVHPGYGFLSENAAFAHAVEAAGLTWVGPAPESIEAMGSKIEAKRLMRGAGVPTLEAPEEPTEADLPLLVKASAGGGGRGMRVVRSLDVLDAEIAAAEAEALSAFGDGTVFVEPYVERGRHVEVQVVGTTVYGDRDCSLQRRHQKVVEEAPAPGLSDDVRAALHEAARKAAEAIDYRGAGTVEFLYDPDTERFFFLEMNTRLQVEHPVTEAVHGIDLVALQLEAAEAGGSPGERPPVNGWVVGTDSRSEVRQPVNDCAVGGHAIEVRLYAEDPAADYAPQSGLLTLFEVPDGVRVDAGYESGSTVSTHYDAMLAKVVAHAPTRELAARKLAGVLERARIHGVRTNRDQLVAVLRDQRFLAGEVSTALLAEIELPETDPSRAMEAAAHALAERARAERTVQRGIPVAWRNVPSQPQLTSFESGDVTWWPGGAVAASPTSVTLEHDGVRTTYAVTVSGPSGLSVDVDWPGGHVTLTRKPRFVDPADAVATGSLLAPMPGTVVAVHVQQGEEVEAGQPVLVLEAMKMQHTVRAPGAGTVTQLDVRPGAQVAAGEVLAVVEEQ